The following are encoded together in the Daucus carota subsp. sativus chromosome 5, DH1 v3.0, whole genome shotgun sequence genome:
- the LOC135152871 gene encoding uncharacterized protein LOC135152871 codes for MFLFETFSESKGVGLMYDMWEVESAPEWLLDRLHSESSSNLIKIATIVEWREAQKRKNSTSSQQQSNTLKHANRWVAPDIGTLKINVDASVFEGADSFSVGMVIRNHQGLFIKGKTMRLPGKVTVLEAELVGVLEALLWSAAFQEQTAVIESDSLLSVQAINKDKQNQLEIGDLVAQCRSILIKQ; via the exons ATGTTCCTGTTCGAAACCTTCTCAGAGTCAAAG GGTGTGGGATTAATGTATGATATGTGGGAGGTCGAAAGTGCCCCAGAATGGCTTCTGGACAGGCTGCATTCTGAATCAAGTAGCAATCTCATCAAAATAGCAACG ATAGTAGAATGGAGGGAAGCTCAAAAGCGAAAGAATAGTACCTCTAGCCAACAGCAGAGCAATACATTGAAGCATGCTAACAGATGGGTGGCTCCTGATATTGGAACGCTGAAAATTAATGTTGATGCCTCAGTTTTTGAGGGAGCAGATTCATTCTCCGTGGGAATGGTGATAAGAAACCATCAGGGTCTGTTTATCAAAGGTAAAACAATGCGATTGCCAGGGAAAGTTACGGTGCTTGAGGCTGAACTAGTAGGTGTTCTGGAAGCTCTTTTGTGGTCTGCTGCATTCCAGGAGCAAACCGCTGTGATTGAAAGTGACTCCTTACTAAGTGTTCAGGCGATAAACAAGGACAAGCAAAATCAGCTAGAGATCGGAGATTTAGTAGCTCAATGCCGTTCTATTCTAATTAAGCAGTAA